DNA sequence from the Nitrospinota bacterium genome:
TCGGCATGGCAAAAGAGTTCGGGTACACCATAAAGCTGCTTGCCATAGCCAAGCGGGTGAACGATTCGATAGACGTGCGGGTGCATCCGGCCATGATCCCGTCAAGCCACCCGATGGCGAACGTGAACGGGCCGCTAAACGCGGTGGAAGTGATCGGCGATTCGGCCGGGGTGAACATGCTGGTGGGGCCCGGGGCTGGCGCCGGGCCGACGGCGTCGGCGGTGATGGGGGATGCGTTGGACATCGCGGCTCGGATGGCGCGTGGCACGGCAGGCAAACGGCCGCCGCTTGCGATCCCTTCGGCGATGCGCAAAAAGATAAAGATGCGCCCCATCGGCGAGGCCCGATCCCGCTATTACATTCGCTTTTCCGTGCCGGACAGGCCCGGCGTGCTGGCGCAATTGGCCGGGGCGCTTGGGGAGAGCGGCATATCCATAGCCTCCATGATCCAGCGCGGGCGGGAGGAGAACACCCCCGTGAGCGTGGTCATGACCACCCACGTGGCGGTGGAATCGGATTTGCGCAAGGCTTTGGCGAAGGTGGACACCCTCAAGGTCAACGCCGCCCCCGCGATGGTGATACGGATGGAGGGGGAGTGATATAATAATTTCGTGAATAATCGCCACGATTCAGGCCGCCGGAGAATAAAATTATGAGACAAGTCCTGGTTTATCGCGGGGAGGATGGATTCTGGATCGCCGAATGCCCCAGCCTTCCCGGTTGCATTTCTCAAGGCGAGACAAGGGACGAAGCCATCACCAACGTCCGCGACGCCATCGAAGGGTATATAGAAGTTTTACGGGAGGATGGGGTTCCGGTTCCTGAAGAGAAATTTGACGCGATACTTATTGCGGTATGAGCGGTCTGACTATTAACGCAGGAATAGAAAGACACGAAGATTTGATGGAAGACGTTATAAAGGAATTTGAAATAAAATTACCAGCGAGAGACTTTATAGAAAAAGCTCACAACGTTTTTGAAATGGTCCGCACCTCAGATAATGGAGTTTCGAAGCTCAGAAATTTAGAAGGACAATGCAAAAAAATTATTGAAGAAATATTGCCGATAGCATCTTTTTTGGGTTATTTCGAAAGACCCGGATTGATTTTATATTGTCAGTATCACACTGGAAATCAAAATTATGATGCTAGATTATTTTGTGATGGGCCGTTGGTTGGAAGGGGATATTCAAAGGAATATTATTTGGAAGTTACGGTGGCGCAGCATGAGAATGAGCACTTGGTAAGAGAGTGCCTTGAAAAAGGAATAGCTTGTTTTGGCCCCTTGGGGATAACATCCACGGGAACGATAAATTCGGTAACCAGAAAAATTGAGTCTAAGCCTTGCGTATCTGATCCTCAAGAAACAATAGATAGGCATTTGCGTTATATCAAGGAAAGGATTGAGGCAAAACAGAAGAAAGAATACAAAAGTGATACATTCCTGATAGTGTCACTTTCAACTGACACTGTATTGATGAAAGAGGAATTGCTAGGTATTTTTCAACAAGTAGGCAATTTAGATTATTCACCGTTCTGTGGTTTATTTTTGGTCGATCATTTGAGTTACCAAAAGGTGTTATTCTGAAAAATATTTGTAAGCGAGTCTATTTTTATGCAAACCATCTCCCCCTCAACCCTCGACGAAATCACACGCCGCCTCGTGGACGAGTTCCATCCGCTTAAAATCATCCTGTTCGGTTCGCAGGCGGCTGGCGAAGCCGATGAAGACAGTGATGTGGACATCATGGTCGTGGCTGAAACAGATTTGCCGGCGCAAGAAAGATTTTGCGCCGCTTCCAAATCTCTTGCGGATTATCCTTTCGCCTTTGATGTCATTATAAAGACTCCGGAGGAATTCCGGCGCGGCAAATCGGTGGTGAATCACATCGTTTATTTCGCCGACAAATACGGCAAAGTGGTCTATGAACGAAGAGACGGCTGACGCCGTGCGCCAATGGCTGGCCAAGGCGGAAAGCGACATCCGGACTGTTGAAATATTGTTGCCCGACGCCGCCTGTCCCCGCGACGTAGTATGTTTTCATTGCCAGCAATATGTTGAAAAGCTGCTCAAGGCATTATTGACGTTGCATGGAATCGAAGCTCCGAAGACCCACAATTTGAGGCGCCTTATTCAATTGGCCGTGTCGAACGTTCCAGAACTCAACGATCTGATTGATGATTCCGACAGACTGACGGAACATGGAGTGACATGCAGGTATCCGGATGACTGGCGGGAAATTGGAACCGAAGAAATGGAGCAGATGATCCGCCTGGCAAGGAAATTTGGCGCAATACTTGTTCCGAAGCTCAACGCATAGACAATAAATCCATTTCTGATCCCATGGTAACGTCAAGTCTTTTGTGTCAGGGCAAAAGGGGTAAAACTGTCCTTTGATTCCCCCTTCCGCCCATCCTTAAGTCCGCTTCCCAATCCCTCCTTTTCTATGCCATACTTTATCTTTAGGGTTTTACAGGTTAGTAAACAATGAGTTCGAAAAAATACGTTATCCTGCTCGGCGACGGGATGCCGGACTGGCCAAGCGCGGAGCATGACAATAAAACGCCGCTTATGATGGCCCATACGCCCAATATGGACAGGCTGGCCCGGGAGGGTTCCGCTGGGTCGGTGATGACCACTCCCGATGGATTCGAGCCGGGGTCGGACGTGACCAACATGAGCATCATGGGCTATGACCCGGCGCAATACTACACCGGCCGCGCCCCGCTGGAGGCTGCTGCCATGGGAGTGAAACTCGGCCCGGACGACGTGGCGTTCCGCACGAACCTTGTCACCCTGCGGCTGGACACGGAGGGGGTGATAATGGACGATTTCTCCGCCGGGCATATCGAGACGGACGATGCGCGGGAGATCGTGGCCGATCTGCAAAAAGAAATGGGGGACGATACTGTGTCGTTCCATCCCGGCGTGTCATACCGCCACCTGATGGTGTGGAAAAACGGCGTCAGCGATTTTAAGCTGACCCCGCCTCATGACATATCGGACAAACCGGTGAACGGCCATCTGCCAACCGGCCCCGGGTCGGACAAGCTTTTGGACCTTATGAACCATTCGCAGATGTTTTTGAAGAACCACAAGGTGAACGCCCGCCGCAAGGCCGCCGGTAAAAAAGAGGCGAACAGCGTGTGGTTCTGGGGGCAGGGGAAGGCGCCTTCCATGCCGACGATGAAACAGCGCGAAGGGCTTTCCGGCGCGATGATAAGCGCGGTGGACCTTATGCGCGGCATCGGCTCGTACGCCGGGCTTGAAATTATAAAAGTCCCCGGCGCCACAGGCTGGATAGACACGAACTATGAAGGCAAAGCCCAAGCCTGCCTCGACGCTTTGAAACATGTGGATTTCGTGTTCGTCCATGTGGAATCGCCGGACGAGTCCGGCCATGCCGGATCGTGGGACTACAAGGTGCAGGCCATATCCGATTTTGACAAGCGGATTGTCGGCCCCATCGTGGAAGGGCTGAAGGCCATGGGAGATTACCGCGTGATGGTATTGTCCGACCATCCCACCCCCGTGGCGCACAAGACCCATACGCTGGAGAAAGTGGTCTTTGCTGTCTATCCGGCGATAGACAACGTCCACGCGGACCAGTTCGACGAACGGATACGCGAAAGCTCGCCGCTGAAATTTGAAAGCGGCGTGGAGTTGTGGAAGTATTTCAGAAATGGCTAAGCTGGAAAACAAGGGAGTTGAATCGTAAAGTGGCATTAATCGTCCATAAATACGGCGGCACGTCTGTCGGGTCGCTGGACCGCATAAAACATGTGGCGCAGAAAGTGAAAAAGGCGCGGGAGAACGGGGACAAGATCGTCGTGGTCGTCTCCGCCATGTCGGGGGTCACCGACGGGCTTATAAAACAGGCGCACGAACTGGCCGGGGATCCGGTGGAGCGTGAGATGGATTTGCTGATGAGCTCCGGGGAGCGGATATCGGCGGCGCTGGTGGCCATCGCGCTTAACAACATCGGTGTGCCGGCGGTATCCTTCACCGGCAGGCAGATAGGGATGATAACCGACTCGTTCCACATGAAGGCCCGGATCAAGCGGATCACCGGGGAGAAGCTGCGCGACGCGCTGGCGGCCGGCAAGGTTGCCGTGGTTGCGGGATTCCAGGGGGTGGACGAGGCGACAGGCTCCGTCACCACCCTTGGCCGGGGCGGATCGGACACATCCGCGGTGGCCATCGCGGTTGCGATGAAGGCGGACGTTTGCGAAATATACACCGACGTGGACGGGGTGTACACCACAGACCCGAACGTGGTGCCCGGCGCCCGGCGGATAGACGCCATATCCTTCGACGAGATGCTGGAGATGGCAAGCCTTGGCGCCAAGGTGCTGCAGATACGCTCCGTGGAGTTCGGCAAGAAGTACAATATGCCCATATATGTAAAGTCGACGTTCATTGATGGAAAGGGAACGCTTGTGACATCCGAGATAAAGGAAATGGAGGACGTTCTGGTGTCCGCCGTGGCTTTCGACCGCAACCAGGCGAAAATAACCGTGACGGGGGTGCCGGACAAGCCGGGCGTGGCCGCCTCGATCTTCGGCAGGGTGGCCGAGCGGGAGATCAACGTGGACATGATAATCCAGAACG
Encoded proteins:
- a CDS encoding type II toxin-antitoxin system HicB family antitoxin, producing MRQVLVYRGEDGFWIAECPSLPGCISQGETRDEAITNVRDAIEGYIEVLREDGVPVPEEKFDAILIAV
- a CDS encoding nucleotidyltransferase domain-containing protein, yielding MQTISPSTLDEITRRLVDEFHPLKIILFGSQAAGEADEDSDVDIMVVAETDLPAQERFCAASKSLADYPFAFDVIIKTPEEFRRGKSVVNHIVYFADKYGKVVYERRDG
- a CDS encoding HEPN domain-containing protein, producing MNEETADAVRQWLAKAESDIRTVEILLPDAACPRDVVCFHCQQYVEKLLKALLTLHGIEAPKTHNLRRLIQLAVSNVPELNDLIDDSDRLTEHGVTCRYPDDWREIGTEEMEQMIRLARKFGAILVPKLNA
- a CDS encoding cofactor-independent phosphoglycerate mutase, giving the protein MSSKKYVILLGDGMPDWPSAEHDNKTPLMMAHTPNMDRLAREGSAGSVMTTPDGFEPGSDVTNMSIMGYDPAQYYTGRAPLEAAAMGVKLGPDDVAFRTNLVTLRLDTEGVIMDDFSAGHIETDDAREIVADLQKEMGDDTVSFHPGVSYRHLMVWKNGVSDFKLTPPHDISDKPVNGHLPTGPGSDKLLDLMNHSQMFLKNHKVNARRKAAGKKEANSVWFWGQGKAPSMPTMKQREGLSGAMISAVDLMRGIGSYAGLEIIKVPGATGWIDTNYEGKAQACLDALKHVDFVFVHVESPDESGHAGSWDYKVQAISDFDKRIVGPIVEGLKAMGDYRVMVLSDHPTPVAHKTHTLEKVVFAVYPAIDNVHADQFDERIRESSPLKFESGVELWKYFRNG
- a CDS encoding aspartate kinase, producing the protein MALIVHKYGGTSVGSLDRIKHVAQKVKKARENGDKIVVVVSAMSGVTDGLIKQAHELAGDPVEREMDLLMSSGERISAALVAIALNNIGVPAVSFTGRQIGMITDSFHMKARIKRITGEKLRDALAAGKVAVVAGFQGVDEATGSVTTLGRGGSDTSAVAIAVAMKADVCEIYTDVDGVYTTDPNVVPGARRIDAISFDEMLEMASLGAKVLQIRSVEFGKKYNMPIYVKSTFIDGKGTLVTSEIKEMEDVLVSAVAFDRNQAKITVTGVPDKPGVAASIFGRVAEREINVDMIIQNVSDHGTTDISFTVPRSESKKAIELLGPVIKEIGAREITSDDQIGKVSIIGVGMRSHSGVAAKSFKSLADAGINIMMISTSEIKVSLIVAAEEVDRAVRILHETFELARPAAERTHKPGKK